DNA from Halobaculum sp. XH14:
ACGACGGCACGAGGACGTCGAGTCTCGTGTCGTCCATGTCGCTCACACCGGACTGTATCGTACATCTCCTCAGCCACGCCCTAAAAGAACATCGGAACGCTGTGGGCGAGTGACGGCCTCTCACACCCGATTACGGGCGATTTGCATGTGAGGTGGTGTCGTGGGCCAGTGGCGGCCGTGTGTGAGAAACCCCCACGCCCGCGTGCGGTTATTCGGATTCCATCCGACAGCGTTAAGTTGGTCCCTCGGGAATCGTTGGGTGTAGCAGGGCGCTGGTAGTGTAGTGGTATCACGTGACCTTGCCATGGTCACAACCTGGGTTCAAATCCCAGCCAGCGCAGTTCTGTCGCGTCCAATTCGGGAGCCGAGCGTCACTCCATATCCTCTCCCGAGTCGCCGCCGTATCCGACCGCGTTCTCCGTCTCGACCGTCTTCAGCCCGTCCAGCTCACAGAACTGGTCGACGGCAGTCTGGGGAAGCCGGAGCCGGTAGGAGTCGAACCGGAGCTCCGCCTCGACCTCGCCGTTCAGGTCAGCCACTGCGTCCCGGAGGTCGTCCGCAGAGAGCGACCCCAGTTCGACGACCAGCACGACGTCCTCCTCGGGGTGCGGGTCCGTTCGGAGCCGTCGGACCGGATGACTCAGGTACATACTCTAGGGGTCGGGTGGACGACCAAGCCCGTTTCGACTCCGCTACTGAGTCGGTGGAACGCTAGCGAGTCGTGTGTGCCAGCTCGGTGGGACGACCCCGAGAGCCCCGCCGACGTTCGATTCGATATCGGCTCGGCCGTCGGGGCCCAGTCCTCGAAAGCCCCCGCGGCCCCGTTCAGTCCCACCCACACCGCAACCACACGGCAAACCGCAGTCCCACGCCTCTCTTCCCTCGGAGCACATTCCTCGGAACTCTCCCTCGCATCGCTCGCGTGAGCAGCCGATTCGGTCGGCTCGCTCCCTTCGGTCGCTCCCCCACTCATCCCTCGCGCGACGGGTGGCCGCACACGAGGCGCGGCCGCCGCGCGCCTGAGAACGGGGTTCGCAGTTGATTTGCGACGGTTCGAAACGCAGCGAGCGCCCGCACCGAGGACCACGCGCCCGCGAACCTACGGGCCCCACAGTTAGGTGGCCGCGCGCCGAAACGGCAGCCATGACAGTCATCGCGCTCTTGAGCGTCGCACCGGTCACCGAGGGAAGCATGGCCGGCGAAGTCGCCAGGGCCGTCGCCGCGCTCGACGATTTCGAGGTGGGCTACGAGACGAACCCGATGGGGACCGTGATCGAGGCCGACTCCATCGAGGAACTGATGGCCGCCGCCACCGCCGCCCACCAGGCCGTCGACGGCGACCGCGTGAGCACGGTGCTGAAGATCGACGACAAGCGGACCAGCGACCAGCACGCGAACGAGAAGGTCGACGCCGTCGAACGGGAACTCGGCCGCCCGGCCAGAAGCGAGGGGGATGACGCGGTCGGCGACGACGACTGAACCACCACGAGGCGGTCGCCACCGACACCCCACAGCGGAACGAGCGGGTGTCGAGGTAGCGACGACCGACCTACCGCCACGGGTGGGACTGAAAGGCGCCGCGGGGGCTTTCGCGGTCATCACGGTGGAATCGAATTCCGCTGTCGCGTTGTGCCGTGTACACCCAACACATCGAACTCGCGAACTGACAAACTCTTTCCGTGGAACCGCCCAACCCCTCCGCATGGACAGCCTCAATCGCATGGCGGTCGAACTCGTCGACGAGGCGCTCGACTTCGCCGACGAGTTGAACCTGGCCGCCTACGAACTGGACTCGGGTGCGACCGTCATCGACTTCGGCGTCGAGGCGGACGGCGGCCTGGAGGCGGGCCTGCTGCTCGCCGAGATCCAGACCGCCGGGCTGGCGACCGTCCAGTCGCGGATGGACCGGGTCGCCGGCGCGCCGGTCCCGCACGTCGAACTGACGACCGACCACCCGGGCATCGCGCTGCTCTGCTCGCAGAAGGCCGGCTGGGAGCTCGACATGGACGGCTTCGACGGCCTCGGCTCCGGCCCGGCCCGCGCCATCGTCGGGGAGGAGTCCGAGTTCGAGGCGG
Protein-coding regions in this window:
- a CDS encoding MTH1187 family thiamine-binding protein produces the protein MTVIALLSVAPVTEGSMAGEVARAVAALDDFEVGYETNPMGTVIEADSIEELMAAATAAHQAVDGDRVSTVLKIDDKRTSDQHANEKVDAVERELGRPARSEGDDAVGDDD